The Leucoraja erinacea ecotype New England unplaced genomic scaffold, Leri_hhj_1 Leri_75S, whole genome shotgun sequence genome includes a region encoding these proteins:
- the LOC129694702 gene encoding oocyte zinc finger protein XlCOF19-like, which yields MEDHMIGHNKEKHYECDVCGKAWQRPSQLEAHRRMHTGERPFNCSDCCKSFKTANHLKDHRREHTGEKPYGCSICGKGFTRSSGLREHRQVHSNERPFTCSDCDKGFKSSTQLKVHRRLHTGERPYTCSECGKSFTRSNNLLDHQRTHTGERPFICAQCDKGFTNSYRLLEHQRTHTGERPFTCAQCGKSYTRSSSLLSHQQVHASD from the coding sequence atggaggaccacatgataGGGCACAATAAGGAGAAGcattatgagtgcgacgtgtgtggcaaggcctggcagcgCCCAAGCCAGCTGGAGGCCCACCGGCggatgcacacgggagaacgccccttcaacTGCTCCGACTGCtgcaagagcttcaagacggcAAATCACCTGAAGGACCACCGGCGGGAGCACACGGgtgagaagccctatggctgctccatctGCGGAAAGGGCTTTACCCGgtcgtcggggctgcgggagcatCGGCAGGTGCACAGCaatgagcggcccttcacctgctccgactgtgaCAAAGGCTTCAAGTCATCTACGCAGCTAaaggtgcacaggcgcctgcacactggggagcggccctacacctgcagcgagtGTGGGaagagcttcacccgctccaacaACCTGCTGgatcaccagcgcacccacaccggcgagcgccccttcatCTGCGCCCAGTGCGACAAGGGCTTCACCAACTCCTACCGCCTGCTGGAGCACcaacgcacccacaccggcgagcgccccttcacctgcgcccagtgcggcaagagctacacccgctcctccagcctgctgtcccaccagcaggtGCACGCCAGCGACTGA